A genomic stretch from Hydrogenimonas urashimensis includes:
- a CDS encoding phospholipase A, with the protein MFGEKRERKVSACIGKLAFVVFLWLTPIAIQASAKTGADFQKAIQLFESKQYLKAIPLLEEVAEKGNKAAMYRLAYIYENGLGVPQDFKKAAHWYKEAAKTYAYTVEKTKKGHNVYAKKFAERLKAQFTESSVRAAGMAAIAKVDTNTPETKSLLNDMAEGRFFGLTPYKANYIMPIGYANRKYRRQPSAYKNYTIADAINPIPGFSRESEYGEYDQQAEVEFQFSLKKNLTYNLFGFNEYITAAYTQRCFWQLYSESGPFRETNYMPELYVAVPTSQSFDEKTGMKVTKWGFIHQSNGQEGFRSRSWNRLYVEGFFQWNNLFLKPRIWYRLPEEDKSDDYYRGYVDRNHNGKPDTGDQLIDPNSESGKDDNPDILDYMGYGDLTLSYLWGKHQFGGLFRYNFGKGGHDRGAVQLDWSYPFFNSKTTFWYFKFFNGYGESLIDYNRNVTKTSFGFAFSRGLFQ; encoded by the coding sequence ATGTTCGGAGAAAAAAGAGAGAGAAAGGTGTCTGCCTGCATCGGTAAACTTGCATTCGTAGTATTTTTATGGTTGACCCCCATAGCGATACAGGCCAGTGCAAAAACCGGTGCGGATTTTCAGAAAGCCATCCAGCTTTTCGAATCGAAACAGTATCTCAAAGCGATTCCCCTCCTCGAAGAGGTGGCGGAAAAAGGCAACAAAGCGGCAATGTACCGTCTTGCCTATATCTACGAAAACGGTTTGGGTGTCCCGCAAGATTTCAAAAAAGCGGCCCACTGGTACAAGGAGGCGGCGAAAACCTACGCCTACACGGTAGAAAAAACGAAAAAAGGGCACAATGTCTATGCCAAAAAGTTTGCGGAACGTCTGAAGGCGCAATTCACCGAATCAAGCGTTCGCGCCGCGGGCATGGCCGCCATCGCGAAAGTTGACACCAATACACCCGAAACAAAATCGCTTCTCAATGATATGGCAGAGGGACGTTTCTTCGGCCTGACCCCCTACAAAGCGAACTATATCATGCCGATAGGTTACGCCAATAGAAAGTATCGACGACAGCCGTCTGCTTATAAAAACTACACCATCGCAGACGCCATCAACCCAATTCCCGGTTTCAGCCGGGAATCGGAGTATGGCGAATACGATCAGCAGGCCGAAGTGGAGTTTCAGTTCAGCCTTAAAAAGAACCTCACTTACAATCTCTTCGGTTTCAACGAATACATTACAGCCGCCTATACCCAGCGCTGCTTCTGGCAGCTCTACTCCGAATCGGGCCCTTTTAGAGAAACCAACTATATGCCCGAACTTTATGTGGCGGTTCCCACCTCCCAGAGTTTCGACGAAAAGACGGGCATGAAGGTGACAAAATGGGGGTTCATCCACCAATCCAATGGACAGGAAGGGTTCCGTTCACGCTCCTGGAATCGGCTCTATGTGGAAGGATTTTTCCAATGGAACAACCTTTTTCTCAAACCCCGTATCTGGTACCGGCTGCCCGAAGAGGACAAGTCGGATGACTACTATCGCGGATATGTGGATCGCAACCATAACGGCAAGCCGGATACGGGCGATCAACTTATCGACCCCAATTCCGAAAGCGGCAAAGACGACAATCCCGATATTCTCGACTATATGGGTTACGGCGACCTGACTCTCAGCTACCTGTGGGGTAAACACCAGTTCGGCGGACTTTTCCGTTATAACTTCGGTAAAGGCGGCCACGACCGCGGCGCCGTCCAGCTGGATTGGAGTTATCCCTTCTTCAACTCCAAAACAACCTTCTGGTATTTCAAATTTTTCAACGGCTATGGCGAAAGTCTGATCGACTACAACCGCAATGTCACCAAGACCTCTTTCGGTTTCGCATTCTCCCGTGGACTCTTCCAGTAA
- a CDS encoding AI-2E family transporter, with the protein MSQKSEEKKVKIAIEIAIKLGFLFLVLYISYLIVKPFLALILWGIILAVAFEPLVMRLQKRFGERKKVVIAMTAVMILALVIPAWSLSDNLVASTSKLLAAVNGKEQIIPPPTEQVKSWPLVGDQVYNLWNHAHNDWREALAPFKEQIKVFILKLISMLKSAAMTLLLTVVSLIVAAIFLIGKEANTVFYHRIMRRILGERGDEWADISVLTIRSVATGVVGVAIIQSTLALVGMIVMGVPMAPLWALIIMFLTIIQLPALIVIGPIIAYVYSYVEGFPATVFALYMLIVGASDGVLKPLLMGRGVDLPMLVILIGAIGGMMLMGMIGLFLGAVILALTYKLFYLWLAETETNDVLAANQQ; encoded by the coding sequence ATGTCGCAAAAAAGTGAAGAGAAAAAAGTAAAAATCGCCATCGAAATCGCCATCAAACTCGGTTTTCTTTTTCTCGTTCTGTATATCTCCTATCTCATCGTCAAACCTTTTCTGGCGTTGATACTCTGGGGTATTATCCTCGCTGTTGCCTTCGAGCCGCTGGTGATGCGTCTGCAGAAGCGATTTGGCGAGCGGAAGAAGGTGGTCATCGCCATGACGGCCGTGATGATTCTTGCGCTCGTGATTCCCGCCTGGTCTCTGTCGGACAATCTTGTGGCGTCGACCTCCAAACTGCTGGCGGCAGTAAACGGAAAAGAGCAGATCATTCCTCCGCCGACGGAGCAGGTGAAATCGTGGCCGCTGGTTGGAGACCAGGTCTACAATCTCTGGAACCACGCCCACAACGACTGGCGCGAAGCCCTCGCCCCCTTCAAAGAGCAGATCAAAGTGTTTATCCTCAAATTGATATCCATGCTCAAAAGCGCGGCCATGACCCTGCTGCTGACGGTCGTTTCGCTGATTGTCGCTGCGATTTTTCTTATCGGAAAGGAGGCCAACACCGTCTTCTATCATCGTATCATGCGGCGTATTCTGGGTGAGCGGGGTGACGAGTGGGCCGATATTTCGGTCCTGACGATCCGCAGTGTCGCCACCGGGGTCGTGGGGGTCGCCATTATTCAAAGCACTCTGGCACTGGTTGGGATGATAGTTATGGGTGTGCCGATGGCACCGCTTTGGGCACTCATCATCATGTTCCTGACGATCATCCAACTGCCGGCACTGATTGTCATAGGTCCCATCATTGCATATGTCTACTCCTACGTCGAAGGGTTCCCGGCGACGGTTTTCGCTCTTTATATGCTCATCGTCGGCGCCAGCGACGGAGTGCTCAAACCTCTGCTGATGGGACGTGGCGTCGATCTACCGATGCTTGTCATCCTGATCGGTGCCATCGGGGGGATGATGCTGATGGGAATGATCGGCCTCTTCCTCGGTGCCGTCATACTGGCTTTGACCTATAAACTCTTCTATCTCTGGCTTGCGGAAACGGAAACGAACGATGTCCTTGCAGCGAATCAGCAGTAA
- a CDS encoding potassium channel family protein, with protein sequence MSLQRISSKNNFLYLCLALIGMLLASAVTNQFPNTILETLFSAVLVITLLIGVKSLHTQTTWKRIVYFLAVILGSLVLLLRFYPSKTTLFFVYLMLFLFFMGSFKVAVRQILFKGKVDSNKIIGSLSLYLLIGLIWTTIYLMLLTFDPDAFNGIEVGEWEHLFFRVAYYSFVTLTTLGYGDVSPVSPLAEFFASLEAITGVFYMAIFVSSLINLAGRKVNEKE encoded by the coding sequence ATGTCCTTGCAGCGAATCAGCAGTAAAAACAACTTTCTTTATCTCTGCCTGGCGCTGATTGGAATGCTGCTGGCCAGTGCTGTGACCAACCAGTTTCCCAATACGATTCTCGAAACGCTTTTTTCCGCTGTTCTCGTGATAACTCTGCTGATAGGGGTCAAAAGCCTTCATACGCAAACCACATGGAAACGAATCGTCTACTTTTTGGCGGTCATTTTGGGCTCTCTCGTCCTGCTGCTTCGATTCTATCCGAGCAAAACGACACTGTTTTTCGTCTATCTGATGCTTTTTCTTTTTTTCATGGGTTCGTTCAAAGTTGCCGTGCGTCAAATACTTTTCAAAGGAAAAGTTGACAGCAACAAGATCATCGGATCCCTTTCACTCTATCTGTTGATCGGGCTGATATGGACCACCATCTACCTGATGCTGCTCACCTTCGATCCCGATGCTTTCAACGGTATCGAAGTCGGAGAGTGGGAGCACCTCTTTTTCCGTGTCGCCTACTACAGTTTCGTAACGCTGACTACACTGGGTTATGGGGATGTCTCACCTGTCAGCCCACTGGCGGAGTTTTTTGCTTCTCTCGAAGCGATCACCGGTGTCTTCTATATGGCGATTTTCGTCTCCAGTCTTATTAATCTGGCCGGCAGAAAGGTGAACGAAAAAGAGTGA
- a CDS encoding HlyD family secretion protein — MKVLKFLLTLVILGAAGWFGWQKYETYMANPWTRDGQVRTQVIQITPRVSGMVTKIYVTDNQHVEKGDPLFDIDPSPFILKVRQAEARLKRAKEAAKGRKIEYERIKAIYAKDPGAVSQKDLVRNRINYLKSLADIDTAVEALNAAKLNLSFTKVTAPVEGWVSNISFQIGSQATANKPIMALVDKNSFWVFGFFREDTIADVRVGDRAVVTLMTYPDTPLYGRVESIAWGIAPTDGIPGQNLLPKVNPVFQWIRLAQRMPIRIELDKPLPQKIKLRVGMTASVQILTDKNK; from the coding sequence ATGAAAGTTCTGAAATTTCTGTTGACTCTCGTGATATTGGGAGCCGCCGGCTGGTTCGGCTGGCAAAAGTACGAAACCTACATGGCCAATCCCTGGACGAGGGACGGTCAGGTGCGCACTCAGGTAATCCAGATTACCCCCCGCGTGTCGGGGATGGTGACCAAAATCTACGTGACGGACAACCAGCATGTCGAAAAAGGAGATCCCCTCTTCGACATCGATCCCTCGCCCTTTATTCTCAAAGTGCGCCAGGCCGAAGCGCGCCTGAAACGGGCAAAGGAGGCCGCCAAGGGACGAAAAATCGAATACGAGCGCATCAAAGCGATATACGCCAAGGACCCGGGTGCGGTGAGTCAGAAAGATCTGGTGCGCAACAGAATCAACTACCTCAAATCCCTGGCGGATATCGATACCGCCGTCGAAGCCCTCAATGCGGCAAAGCTCAATCTCTCCTTCACGAAAGTGACCGCCCCCGTGGAGGGATGGGTGAGCAACATCAGCTTCCAGATCGGCTCTCAGGCTACAGCCAACAAGCCGATCATGGCACTGGTAGACAAGAACAGTTTCTGGGTTTTCGGCTTCTTCCGAGAAGATACCATCGCCGATGTACGGGTCGGGGACAGAGCGGTCGTGACACTGATGACCTACCCTGATACACCGCTCTACGGGAGGGTCGAGTCGATCGCCTGGGGCATCGCCCCAACCGACGGTATCCCGGGACAGAATCTCCTGCCCAAAGTCAATCCCGTCTTCCAGTGGATCCGACTGGCTCAGCGTATGCCCATACGTATCGAACTCGACAAACCGCTGCCCCAAAAGATCAAGCTCCGCGTGGGCATGACCGCTTCGGTGCAAATTCTCACCGACAAAAACAAATGA
- a CDS encoding DUF1656 domain-containing protein, which produces MNPYPHELQLGDIYFSPWLPALSLAFLLALITALLLNRLKLSRFFYAHSYLFLAMMVLYLILIDRFFIRF; this is translated from the coding sequence GTGAACCCCTACCCCCACGAACTGCAGTTGGGAGATATCTACTTCTCTCCCTGGCTGCCTGCACTCTCCCTGGCTTTTTTGCTGGCACTCATCACGGCGCTGCTTCTCAACCGCCTGAAGCTTTCGCGCTTCTTCTATGCCCACTCCTACCTCTTTTTGGCGATGATGGTGCTCTATCTGATTTTGATCGATCGATTTTTCATAAGGTTTTGA
- a CDS encoding TolC family protein, producing MAWTGRIALPVTGLAALLLLTGCTKLGPDFHGITPPPLSESLKSDRNVSDDDLADWWNIYEDETLDRLIDKALSQNLDLQTAGLRILQARAALGIATGLQYPQAQTLSGNAMSSYHRYHIDSANLSFDLAWEADIWGKYARGIESAEATLMAQVASYRAAAVSLLAEVARSYIDYRTTEERIAYAERNVAIQERVTRMTEVQYKAGNVSELDMQQSRTQLYNTRAALPAMHLAEIRIINALAVLLGTTPEAVRKILGPRDHDLLQQINEAIATNNRGIIQLAENEKNLLAPHYIPEPRFNPDRIVDASLLIRRPDIRAAEYIAHAEAAQIGIAEAALYPSFRLLGSIGYSASDPNPVVPFLTGWGSLNENITIAAGPGFSWNIFQYGRLKNDVRLKDAAFEESLVRYSKRVLTAAAEVSNALNAYRFTQIQLQEREKALEATVRAFNISVTQYHDGLVSYQRLLSTVEKLTFAQDAYARTKGELAVDAALLYKALGGGWQATDGRSYLFQKSRARMRKRGVDWGHGLDENATRMPKGWK from the coding sequence ATGGCGTGGACGGGACGCATCGCGTTGCCGGTGACGGGGCTGGCGGCGCTGCTGCTTCTTACGGGGTGCACGAAACTGGGGCCCGACTTCCACGGCATCACACCGCCCCCTCTCTCAGAGTCGCTGAAAAGCGACCGGAATGTCTCCGACGACGACCTGGCCGATTGGTGGAACATCTACGAAGACGAAACACTCGATAGGCTCATCGACAAAGCCCTCTCCCAAAATCTCGACCTTCAAACAGCGGGCCTTCGGATTCTCCAGGCCCGGGCCGCACTGGGGATCGCCACCGGGCTGCAGTATCCCCAGGCCCAGACCCTCTCGGGCAATGCCATGAGCTCCTACCACAGGTACCATATCGACAGCGCAAACCTCTCTTTCGACCTGGCATGGGAGGCGGATATCTGGGGCAAATACGCCCGCGGCATCGAAAGCGCCGAAGCGACGCTGATGGCCCAGGTCGCCTCCTACCGGGCCGCCGCCGTCTCATTGCTGGCCGAAGTGGCACGCAGCTACATCGACTACCGCACCACCGAAGAACGGATCGCCTACGCCGAGCGCAACGTGGCGATACAGGAGCGGGTGACCCGCATGACCGAAGTGCAGTACAAAGCGGGGAATGTCAGCGAACTGGACATGCAGCAGTCCCGCACCCAGCTTTACAACACCCGCGCCGCACTGCCCGCCATGCACCTGGCCGAAATCCGCATCATCAACGCCCTGGCGGTTTTACTGGGCACGACCCCAGAAGCGGTGCGGAAGATCCTTGGGCCCCGTGACCACGACCTGCTTCAACAGATCAACGAGGCGATCGCCACCAACAACCGGGGGATCATCCAGCTGGCCGAAAATGAAAAGAATCTGCTGGCGCCGCACTACATCCCCGAGCCCCGTTTCAACCCTGACCGCATCGTCGACGCGTCACTGCTGATACGCCGCCCCGACATCCGGGCGGCCGAATATATCGCCCACGCCGAAGCGGCACAGATTGGCATCGCCGAAGCGGCGCTCTACCCCAGCTTCAGGCTTCTTGGCTCCATCGGCTACAGCGCGTCCGACCCCAATCCGGTCGTGCCGTTCCTGACAGGCTGGGGGAGTCTGAACGAAAACATCACCATCGCCGCGGGGCCGGGCTTTTCCTGGAACATCTTTCAGTACGGCCGACTCAAAAACGATGTCCGCCTCAAAGACGCCGCCTTCGAAGAGAGCCTGGTGCGCTATTCCAAACGGGTACTCACCGCCGCCGCGGAAGTCTCCAATGCGCTGAATGCCTACCGGTTCACACAAATCCAGCTGCAGGAGCGCGAAAAAGCACTGGAAGCGACGGTGCGTGCATTCAACATCTCCGTCACGCAGTACCATGACGGCCTGGTGAGCTACCAGCGGCTGCTCAGCACCGTCGAAAAACTGACTTTCGCCCAGGACGCCTACGCCCGCACCAAAGGAGAACTGGCCGTCGACGCCGCCCTGCTCTACAAAGCCCTGGGCGGCGGATGGCAGGCAACTGATGGCCGCAGCTACCTTTTTCAAAAGAGTCGGGCACGGATGAGAAAAAGAGGGGTCGACTGGGGTCACGGGCTCGACGAGAACGCCACACGGATGCCGAAGGGGTGGAAATGA